CCCAAAACCCCGCCTTCATTTCCGCCTACAACACGCTGGCCGTCGTCTACCAGCGCCACGGCGACTGGCAGATGGCCGAACGCGCCTATCGCACGGCGCTGCAGCGCGAGCCGGAAAACGTCGTCGTCATGCGCAACCTGGCGCCGCTGCTGGCGCAGATGGGCAAGACGGACGAGTCGCAGCAGATGCTCAAGCGCGCGGCCAGCATCGAGCCCTACCCGCCCTTCCACTTCTTCAACCAGGGCATGAGCGCGATGGCGCGCCACGACTACAAGGCGGCCCAGGCGCTGTTCGCGCGCGAAGTCAGGCGCGCGCCCTACTACGACGAATTTCACTTTTGGCTTGGCGTCGCCAGCCTGCGCCTGGGCGACACGGCGCGCGCCCGCGAACATATCGCACTGGCTGTTGAAAACAGCACCACGAGCGACACGCGAACGCTGTATTCGGCCAAGCTCGAGCACTTGCGCGCGCAGCTGCCGCATTGATGGGGGCCGATCGGGCGGACGCGGGCTGTGCTATCCTCTCGGGTTCCCCAGAATTATCGACAAGTCGCCCATTCCGGCGCGGCGTGAGCGTGCGACCATGAAAAAGACAACCCTTTACGGCATTCCCAATTGCGACACGGTCAAGAAAGCCCGCACCTGGCTGGCCGATAACGGCCACGAGTTCGACTTCCACGACTTCAAGAAGCAGGGCCTCGAGCGCGCCACCGTCGCCGCCTGGCTGGAGCAGCTGGACTGGGAAGTGCTGGTCAACCGCAAGGGCACCACCTGGCGCAAGCTGTCCGACGAGCGCCGCGCCGCCGTGGTCGACAAGGCCGGCGCGCTGGAGCTGATGCTCGAAGCGCCGTCCGTCATCAAGCGCCCGGTGCTGGCCGGCGCCGGTCCGCTGCACGTGGGCTTTTCCGACGACGCCTACCGCCAGCTGTTCGGCTGCCCTGCGCCGCAATGACGCCATCGCGCACCCTGGCGCTGTCCGAAGAGCTGATCGCGCTCTCCTCCGTCACGCCCGACGACCGGGGCTGCCAGCAGCGCCTGGCCGCCCTGCTTTCCCCGCTCGGCTTCGAGTGCGAAACCATCGTCTCGAACGGCGTGACCAACCTGTGGGCGCGCAAGGGCACGGCGGCGCCGCTGTTCGTGCTCGCCGGCCACACGGACGTGGTCCCCGCCGGCCCGGTCGACCAGTGGGCCTCGCAGCCGTTCGTGCCGACCCGCCGCGACGGCAAGCTGTATGGCCGAGGCGCCGCCGACATGAAGACCTCGATCGCGGCCATGGTCGTCGCCTGCGAAGAGTTCGTTCGCGCGCATCCGAATCACAAGGGCTCGATCGCTTTTCTCGTCACCAGCGACGAGGAAGGCCCGGCTACCGACGGCACCGTCGTCGTCTGCAAGCAGCTGGCGGAGCGCGGCGTGCGGATCGACTACTGCCTGGTGGGCGAGCCGACGTCGGCCCACGTCCTGGGCGACATGATCAAGAACGGCCGGCGAGGATCGCTCTCGGGCCGCCTGGTCGTCAAGGGCGTCCAGGGCCACATCGCCTACCCGCAGCTGGCGCGCAACCCGATCCACCAGGCCGCGCCGGCGCTGGCCGAACTGGTCGCCGAACGCTGGGACGATGGCAATGAATACTACCTGCCCACCTCGTGGCAGATGTCGAACATCCATGCCGGCGCCGGCGCCAACAACGTCATTCCCGGCGCGCTGACGATCGATTTCAACTTCCGCTTTTCCACCGCCAGCACGGCCGACGGACTGGAAGCGCGGGTGCACGCGATCCTCGACCGCCACAACCTGGACTACGAGCTGACATGGACGCTGTCCGGCCAGCCCTTCCTGACCCCGCGCGGCACATTGTCGGACGCCGTGTCGGCCGCGATTCACGCCGAGACCGGCGTGCACACCGAACTGTCCACCACCGGCGGGACCTCGGACGGCCGCTTCATCGCGAAAATCTGCCCGCAAGTGATAGAATTCGGCCCTCCGAATGCCAGCATCCACAAGATCGACGAGCATATCGAGGTGCGCTTCATCGATCCGCTGAAGAATATCTACCGCCGCACCCTGGAAAACCTGCTGGCGTAACGCGCCCAACCGAGAATTCGCCATGACCACGACCCAGTTCACCACCCCGCGCGACCTGCTGCGCTATGCCGTCACCCGCTTCAATACCGAAAAGCTGTTCTTCGGCCATGGCAGCGCCGAGGCGCTCGACGAAGCGGCCTACCTGATCCTGCACACGCTCAAGCTCCCGCTCGACAAGCTCGATCCCTTCCTGGACGCGAAGCTGCTGCCCGACGAAGTGCTGCAGGTGCTGGCGGTCATCGAGCGGCGCGCCACCGAGCGCGTGCCGGCGGCCTACATCACCAACGAGGGCTGGCTGGGCACGTACGCGTTCTACGTCGACGAGCGCGTGATCGTGCCGCGCTCGTTCATCGCCGAGCTGATTCCCAATTCGTTCAGCCCGTGGGTCGAAGACGCCTTCGCGGTCGAGAACATCCTCGAACTGTGCACGGGTTCCGGCTGCCTGGCGATCATGATGGCCGACGCCTTCCCGAACAGCGTGGTCGATGCGGTCGATATCTCGCCGGACGCGCTGGCGGTGGCCGAACACAATATCCGCGAGTACAAGCTCGAAGGCCGGGTCAATCCGATCCAGTCAGACCTGTACGCCAACGTGCCATTCAAGAAATACGACCTGATCGTCACCAATCCGCCGTACGTCAACTCGGATTCGATGGGCAAGCTGCCGCAGGAATACCTGCACGAGCCGCAGATCGCGCTGGCCGGCGGCGCCGACGGCATGGACCTCGTGCGCAAGATCGTCGAAGGCGCGGCCGACTACCTGACGCCGGAAGGTATCCTGATGGTCGAAATCGGCAATGAGCGCGAGTACGCCGAAGCCGCCTTCGGCCACCTCGGCCTGACCTGGCTGACCACCAGCGCCGGCGACGACATGGTGTTCATGCTCACCGCCGACCAGCTGAAGAAGTAAATTTCGCAGTAGCGCGAAGTCAGCATGGGTTCCTGCCAAGGGGGGCGCCGAGCCCAGGAACGACACTCTATAAGCTGTCGTTCCTGCGTAGGCAGGAACCCATACGGCGCTACCGCAGCCGCACACCAACATTGAGAAAAGACCAGCATGATCCGCTTCATAAACGTTAGCCTGATGCGCGGCACCAAGCCGCTGCTCGAGAGCGTCGACCTGACCCTGAACCCCGGCGACAAGATCGGCCTGATCGGGGCCAACGGCGCCGGCAAATCGAGCCTGTTCGGCATGCTGCGCGGCGAAATCCACGCCGACCAGGGCGAGATCGACTTCCCCGCCAAGTGGCGCATGGCCTACGTGGCGCAGGAGACTCCTCCACTCGAACGCTCCGCGCTCGACTACGCGATCGACGGCGACGTCCACCTGCGCCGCCTCGAAGCGGAGCTGGCGCGACTGGAAAGCGAACCGGACACCCACGAAAACGGCATCGCCATCGGCGAGATCTACAGCGCGCTGGCCGACGCCGACGCCTACACCGTGCAGTCGCGCGGCGAACAGCTGCTGCTCGGCCTGGGCTTCACCCTCGACCAGATGCAGCAGCCGATCGTCAGCTTCTCGGGCGGCTGGCGCATGCGCCTGAACCTGGCGCAGGCGCTGATGTGCCCATCGGACCTGTTGCTGCTCGACGAGCCGACCAACCACCTGGACCTCGACGCGATCATCTGGCTGGAAGACTGGCTCAAGCGCTATCCGGGCACCCTGATCATCATCTCGCACGACCGCGACTTCCTCGACGAAATCGTCAACGTCGTCGTGCACATCGACGAACGCAAGCTCAAACGCTATTCGGGCAACTACTCCGGCTTCGAGCGCCAGCGCGCGGCCCAGATGATCCTGGCCGCCAGCGCGCTCGAGAAGCAGATGCGCCAGAAGGCCCACCTCGAATCGTTCGTGAACCGCTTCAAGGCGCAGGCTTCAAAAGCGCGCCAGGCGCAGAGCCGGATGAAGGCGCTGGCCAAGATGGAGGAACTGGCGCCGCTGCGCGCCGCGGCCGAATTCTCGTTCGAGTTCCGCGAGCCGCTGGCCGCGCCGAACCCGCTCTTGGTGATGGAAGACGTGAACGCCGGCTACCACATCCTCGACGAACACGGCGACAAGGTGGGCGACAAGACCATCGTCCGCGACATCAAGTTCTCGCTGCAGATCGGCCAGCGCATTGGCCTTCTGGGCGTGAACGGCGCCGGCAAGTCCACCCTGATCAAGACCATCGCCGGCGAGCTGGAACCGCTGACCGGCGACGCGACGCTCGGCAAGGGCCTGTCGATCGGCTACTTCGCCCAGCACCAGGTCGAGATGCTGCGCCACGACGAGTCGCCGCTGTGGCACCTGGCGAAGATCGCGCCGACCGTGCGCGAGCAGGAACTGCGCAACTTCCTGGGCGGCTTCAACTTCCCCGGCACCATGGTGACCAGCCCGATCCGGCCGTTCTCCGGCGGCGAGAAGGCGCGCTTGGCGCTGGCCCTGATCGTGTGGCAGCGCCCCAACCTGCTGCTGCTCGACGAGCCGACCAACCACCTCGACCTGGAAACGCGCGAAGCGCTGACGATGGCGCTGGCGCAGTTCGAAGGCACGCTGGTGGTGGTGTCCCACGACCGCCACCTGCTGCGCGCGACGACCGACCAGTTCATCATCGTCGCCGACGGCAAGCTGCAGCCGTTCGACGGCGACCTGGACGACTACAAGGACTGGCTGTTCCAGACCAAGCTGGGCAAAGGCACCAGCGTGCTGCCGGCGGCGGGCAAGGACAACAAGACCGACTTCCCGGTGCACTCCGCGGTGGCGCCGCCGGCCGCCGCGCCTGCGGTCAACAGCAAGGAACAGAAACGGGTGGAGGCGGAACAGCGCCAGAAGGTCGCCGCGCTGAAAAAGCCGATCGAGAACAAGATCAAGCGTTTGGAAGAGCAGATCGCCAAGCGCAACGGCCAGAAGGCCGAAGTGGACGCCAAGCTGGGCGAGCCCGGCGCCTACGATGCGGCCAACAAGGCCAAGCTCAAGCTGCTGCTGGCCGACCAGGCCTTCTTCACCAAGGACCTGGCGCAGCTCGAAGCGGAATGGCTGGAGCTGCAGGAGCAGCTCGAAGGGATCGCCGCGTAAGGCCGTTCAGGCGACCTGCTGACTGCCTTCGTCCACCCGCCTGATCGACATCAGCTTGTCGATGTCGATCAGGATCAGGCGCCGCCCTTCGCATTCGCCAAGGCCGATCAGGTAGTCGACCGCGCACTGGCCTTCGGCGCCCGGGATCGCGCGGATCTGCGCGTTCTCGAGCGAGACCACGTCGGTCACGCCGTCCACCACCATCCCCATGACGCAGTTCGACAGCTGCAGGATGATCACGTCGGTAAGCGGGTCGGGCACGCTCTGGCGCCCGGTCATGGCCACGCGCATGTCCACGATCGGCATGATGACGCCGCGGGATACCGCCACCCCGCTGATGATTTCGCCGTCCGACGCGAAGCGCTCGAGCGACTTGAGCACGCGCAGCTCCTTGACCTTGCTGAAATCGAGCCCGTATTCGAGCCCGCCGAGCTGAAAACTCAGGAACCGGGTGTGGCCGGGCAGGATGGCGCTCGCTTCGATGCTGTGCATGGTGCTCCCTTTCGTCTGTCGCGGGGGTGAGGCTTTCAACGAAGTCCTATCGTAAAGCCGGAATCGATTGCCTCTGTTGAGTACCCTCAATATTTCCTACAGACATTAATCGGTTGCAAGGAGACAGGAAGGCTTTACAATGAGGGCGCGATGTTCCCCGGATAACATTGCGCATAAAAGGAAGAATATGTTTCAGTGGTTGCAGCAAATGTTTTCGCGTCCGGAGCAGGCCGAAGCGCCGCCAGTTCCCGTAGCGGCGCCGCCCGCCCCCGCGCCGGCCCCGCTGGCGCCTGCCGCGCGGTCGGCCGTCTCGTTCGAGCAGCAAGATACCGTCAATCGACTGTTCAACCACTGGCTGTTCGGCATCGAGGGCGAGCCGGAATTCGACGTCACTGAGGTCGAGGCCCAGGTGCTCGAAGCGTTGGGCGCGATCGTCAACTCGAAGCAGTCGGGCTCCGCGCTGGTGCGGCGCATGCCGGGCATGCTGCCGCAGCTGCTGCAAAGCCTGCGCAGCGATACCTTCTCCGGCGCCCAGCTGGCGCGCACGATTTCCAGCGACGTGGTGCTGGTGGCGGCGGTGATCCGGCTGGCCAACAGCTCGCTGATCGGCACCGGCACCCAGATCACCAGCGTCGAGCACGCGGTCATGCTGATCGGCCAGGAAGGCCTGCGCCACCTGATCACCAGCGTCGCCTTCCGCCCGATCATCGACATGAATTCGGGCCATTTCACGCGCACCCTGGCGCCGCGCATCTGGGACCATTCGGAGCGCTGCGCCGTCGCCAACCGCCAGCTGGCCGAGGCCATGGGCATCGATCCGTTCGAGGCCTTCCTGGCCGGGCTGGTGCAAAACGTCGGCCTGATCGTCGCCCTGCGCATCATGGACCAGGTGGCGAAAGAGGATCGGCGCCTGGGCTCGGAGCTGTTCTGCGCGGAGCTGGTGCGCCACACGCGGGCGCTGACCTGCGGCATCGGGCGCGAATGGCACTTCCCGGAAACCGTCACGCGCGCGATCGACGAACAGGGCGGCATGAAAAAAGGCGCCGTGGTCTCGCCGCTGGGACGCCTGCTGACGCTGACCGATTATCTCGGCAAGGTGCGCATCCTGGTCGAGAACAACCTTGCCATGTTCAACGACCCGGCGCTGTTCGGCAGCCTGCCGCCGCACGCGGCCGAAGCCTACAGCGCGCTGGCGCCGATCGACGATCCGGCAGCGGCCCCGCAGGAAGCCGGCAGCGCGCCGTGAGCGCCCAGGTCGATCCCGCCGAGGTAGAGCTTTCCGCGATCCGCGCGCAAGGACCTGGCGGGCAGAACGTCAACAAGGTCTCCTGCGCGGTGCACCTGCGCTTCGATATCGGCGCGTCGTCGCTGCCCGATTACATCAAGGAGCGCCTGCTGGCGCGTTCGGACCAGCGCATTACCCAGGACGGCGTGGTGGTGATGAAGGCGCAGCAGTCGCGCAGCCTGGAGCAGAACAAGCTTGACGCGCTGCGCCGATTGCAGGAACTGGTCGACAGCGTGGCCGTGCTGCCGGCCGCGCGGCGCGCGACCAGGCCGACGCGCAGCTCGCAGCGCAAGCGGCTCGATTCGAAGGCGCGCAGCGGCCAGACCAAGGCGCTGCGCGGAAAAGTCGGGTTTGCCGGCTGACCAGGGTGCCCCGTATGGACCAGGCGACGACTGACTTCTACCGGCACTACGCCGAGCATGGTGCGATTCAGGCAGAAGCGACGCAGAGCGCCATCTCGACGTACTTCGAACAGGCTTTCAAGGCAGGCGCCAAGGTATTGGATGTCGGTGCGGGTTCCGGCCGGGATCTGGCGGTCTTGTGCAAACGAGGGTTTGACGCCTACGGAATTGAACCTAACGATTCGATGCGCACCATCGCCCTGCAGAACCACCCGCAGTTGGCGGCGCGGTTGCAGCCTGGTTCCCTGCCATTGAGCGGCGCACCGTTTGGCGGGCAATTCGATGGTGTATTGTGTAGCGCGGTAATGATGCATGTGCCGCGCGAGCAGGTTCCGAACGCGTGCAAGTCAATACGCAGCGTGCTCAAGCCAAATGGAAGAGTGCTTGTTTCGTTGCCCTCGATGCGCGCTGATTTACTCGACGGCGACCGTGACCAGGACGGCCGTTTTTTCCAGAATCACTCTCCCGCCTTCCTTGCTTCTGTCCTGAAGCCGCTCGGATTTTCTCAAATTAGCCTGGACCAGCAGGCAGTCTCGCTGCATGCCGGCACGATGTGGTCGATCTGCTTGTTCGAATTGGGTTAGCCCAAGGAAGAATCGTTTCCCTATTTGATGAAGTAGCCGGACACCTTCCACGTCCCGTCCTTCTCGCGCATCGGGATCACCGTCTCGATGGCTGCCGGTGCATTGGCGAACTCGGTCCGGTACTGGAGGACGACATACTCTCCCGCCGGCGCCCCGGGCAGCGATTTGGTGAAGATCGCCGTGTCGGACGCGCGCGCTTTCACCGCCCCCTGCGCCCCTCGCACCGACCCGATCGACTGCGCCCATGCGGACCTGCTCACCTTCTCCCGCGACGCCGCCGCCGCGCTGTCCCAGCTCTCGGCATATTTGCCCTGGTCGACCTGCGCGAGCCAGGCGCGCGCGGCCTCCTTCGCGTCGTCGACCGCCCTGGCGTCCTGCGCCTTCGCTTGCATTGAAAAGGCAACGAGCGCGGACAAAAATAATGCTGGCAAGAGTTTCATATGGCCTCCTTATGACGACAGGTACCGGTCGCCGACGCGGGTCGGCGGGTCAGTGTTTGGGAATCCAGTTCATGATGCGATCGTACTGCGCGCGATAGCTGCGCGCGAGGCACGCCGACATTTCCGCAGCTGCCGCGCAAGACGCATCGCGTTCTTTCAGCCAGGCGCGCTGCAGGTCGACAAACTGCCGGCGGTCGGGCGCCGTGCCTTGTCCAAGGCGGATCTCGCGCACTTTGTCGGCCAGCGTCAAGTCCAGTCTGGCGAGTTCGCGATCCGAGCAAATGCGTTTTTCAACCGCCGTCGAAGCCCGCGCGCACTCGAATGACGGCCCGTCAGGCGGCGGCTGGAAGCTGGCCCGCGGCGCGAATTTGGCGGCATCGAGTTCGACGCTCACGCCGGACGCGCCGATGAAGGTTGCCGATGCGACGGCCAGTTTCTGATCGGTGATCCAATCGCTCAATGCCCGCATCGCCGGCGCGGGAATGTCGCCGGCGCCCAGGCCGTTCGAGCCGATCAGCAATGTGTCCGGGTGATACGCAGCCCCCAGGCCAATCCCGGTCACCGTATCGAACCAGAAGAACGCCTTGTCGGGACAAGAGTGCGGCATGCATGCCGACACGCTGACATAGCGCCGGTCGGCTACCTCCACCGGATCCGGCGGGCCGCCTAGCGACGCAAGCACGTCGGCCGACAGTTTCGCCGGCAGGCGGGATTCGACCAGGCCCCTGGCGCGCTTGTCCCATATCCAGTTGTTGGTGGACTTCCCTTCGTAGGACAGTACCCAACTGCCCGAAGGCGCGGGCGCCGCGTGCGCCGCGCCGCCGGCCACGAGCGTTCCGATGCACGCCGCCATGAACAGGCGCCATGCTGAAATCATCTTGCGCATTTTTTCTCCGAGTGATCGCACGCCGGTTGACAGCCTAGATTACCATCCGGGCCGGCTTTAAAATGCGCGGTTTGTCACGATTCGCTGGTCCAGTCGATCGTTCCCTGGCTACCGGCGAATATCCGCTCGCCCCCGGCGCCGGCGGTACGCAGCCTGGTCTTGATGTCCTTCGGCGCGATGTCGTAGGTGCTGCTGCCGTCTGGGTTGAAGCCCATCACGCGCACGATCGTGTCGCCCTGGACCATGCGCACCCTGACCGAGCCGACGCCTTCGCTGTCGCTGCGCTGCTGCTGCAACTGCGCCACCAGCGCCGCGCCGGCCTGGCGCTCGGTTTCGGCCGCCTTCACGTCGAGCGACACCTTGGCGATCGCCTTCAACGCCGGCCCGACCGCCAGCGCCATCTTCTGGAACTGGGGCTCCTGCTCCGGCGTCAGGGTCAGCTCCTGCTTGCGGATCTTCGCCGCCAGCATGACGTACTTGCGCACTTCAGGCTCGCTGGTCATGCGCTCCAGTTCCGCCTTGTGCCTGGCCACCAGCGCGTCGAATTCGGCCACGCGCATCGCTATCTGCCTGAGCACCTCGTCGATCTTGCCGCTGTCAGGGCGCAGCACGTACAGCAGCATCTCGCTTTGCTTGCGCGGCGCCACGCTGCCGATGACGATGCGCCGCGCCGCAATCGCACATCCCTCGGCCTGGCCGATCTCGACGTCGTCGGCGATGATCTCGCAGTTGACCGCATGCTCGAGCGTGACGCGCGTGCCGGAGATGACGCAATTCTCGGCCCGGTTCATCACCACTTCGCCGCTGGACGCCTGCACCACCGCGCCGGACGCGATGCCCTTGATGCGGATGTCGCCGCGCGCATTGCGTGCGCTGCCGCCCACCAGGTTGCGGTTCAACTGCACCGTGCCGCCGCGCGAGACGACCTCGCCGAACACGTCGGCGTGGATGGTGATGCCCTCACCTTCGAGCACGCGCTTTTCCTGCACCTCGCCGAATTCCTCGTAGTCGCCGGTCAGCTGCAAGTTGCCCGTGGTGCGGGTCGAAACGCCTTCGCGGCTGACGATCTTGTCGCCGATCGAAATCTGCTTCGTGGCCGGATCGACCGACAGGAAGCCCGGCACGATCGAGACCAGGAATTCGCCGTCGGCGTTGCGCTGGACTTCGGTGCCGAGGCCCGCCATCGGCGCCAGGTCGATATCGGCCGGCGTCGCCGGCTCGATCGGGATGCCGGACAGCTCGAAGCCGACCACGCCCGCCACCCGTGGCACCTTCTTGAGCAGCCTGACATTCTGGCGAATCTGCGGGAAGCGGTTCTGGAACGACATCAGGTCCAGCTTGCCGTTGGCCAGCTGGCGCGGCGCGTCGCTGCGGTGGATGTCGTCCGATACTTCGATGATGTGGGCGTCGGCGCCGGGCGCGGGGTCGAGCCGCCGCGCAATC
This window of the Massilia sp. R2A-15 genome carries:
- a CDS encoding flagellar assembly protein A, whose protein sequence is MSTNSPVANQLTAPIGGLDALGLEHCIFRRRDGVYADPTMLGKTFLTAFDHILQGNFCFTDIDYALVIKALYGCGPDLPRSGAGEGMVRFATDVAPFSEARRALYKAVKINDGMAEYYFEPVFMRDPDNPDGNGIPTALDVDEFIADMWGKGIRFGIDVAAVREAIASGKAERVTIARRLDPAPGADAHIIEVSDDIHRSDAPRQLANGKLDLMSFQNRFPQIRQNVRLLKKVPRVAGVVGFELSGIPIEPATPADIDLAPMAGLGTEVQRNADGEFLVSIVPGFLSVDPATKQISIGDKIVSREGVSTRTTGNLQLTGDYEEFGEVQEKRVLEGEGITIHADVFGEVVSRGGTVQLNRNLVGGSARNARGDIRIKGIASGAVVQASSGEVVMNRAENCVISGTRVTLEHAVNCEIIADDVEIGQAEGCAIAARRIVIGSVAPRKQSEMLLYVLRPDSGKIDEVLRQIAMRVAEFDALVARHKAELERMTSEPEVRKYVMLAAKIRKQELTLTPEQEPQFQKMALAVGPALKAIAKVSLDVKAAETERQAGAALVAQLQQQRSDSEGVGSVRVRMVQGDTIVRVMGFNPDGSSTYDIAPKDIKTRLRTAGAGGERIFAGSQGTIDWTSES
- the arfB gene encoding alternative ribosome rescue aminoacyl-tRNA hydrolase ArfB encodes the protein MSAQVDPAEVELSAIRAQGPGGQNVNKVSCAVHLRFDIGASSLPDYIKERLLARSDQRITQDGVVVMKAQQSRSLEQNKLDALRRLQELVDSVAVLPAARRATRPTRSSQRKRLDSKARSGQTKALRGKVGFAG
- a CDS encoding ATP-binding cassette domain-containing protein → MIRFINVSLMRGTKPLLESVDLTLNPGDKIGLIGANGAGKSSLFGMLRGEIHADQGEIDFPAKWRMAYVAQETPPLERSALDYAIDGDVHLRRLEAELARLESEPDTHENGIAIGEIYSALADADAYTVQSRGEQLLLGLGFTLDQMQQPIVSFSGGWRMRLNLAQALMCPSDLLLLDEPTNHLDLDAIIWLEDWLKRYPGTLIIISHDRDFLDEIVNVVVHIDERKLKRYSGNYSGFERQRAAQMILAASALEKQMRQKAHLESFVNRFKAQASKARQAQSRMKALAKMEELAPLRAAAEFSFEFREPLAAPNPLLVMEDVNAGYHILDEHGDKVGDKTIVRDIKFSLQIGQRIGLLGVNGAGKSTLIKTIAGELEPLTGDATLGKGLSIGYFAQHQVEMLRHDESPLWHLAKIAPTVREQELRNFLGGFNFPGTMVTSPIRPFSGGEKARLALALIVWQRPNLLLLDEPTNHLDLETREALTMALAQFEGTLVVVSHDRHLLRATTDQFIIVADGKLQPFDGDLDDYKDWLFQTKLGKGTSVLPAAGKDNKTDFPVHSAVAPPAAAPAVNSKEQKRVEAEQRQKVAALKKPIENKIKRLEEQIAKRNGQKAEVDAKLGEPGAYDAANKAKLKLLLADQAFFTKDLAQLEAEWLELQEQLEGIAA
- a CDS encoding lysozyme inhibitor LprI family protein; its protein translation is MRKMISAWRLFMAACIGTLVAGGAAHAAPAPSGSWVLSYEGKSTNNWIWDKRARGLVESRLPAKLSADVLASLGGPPDPVEVADRRYVSVSACMPHSCPDKAFFWFDTVTGIGLGAAYHPDTLLIGSNGLGAGDIPAPAMRALSDWITDQKLAVASATFIGASGVSVELDAAKFAPRASFQPPPDGPSFECARASTAVEKRICSDRELARLDLTLADKVREIRLGQGTAPDRRQFVDLQRAWLKERDASCAAAAEMSACLARSYRAQYDRIMNWIPKH
- a CDS encoding HDOD domain-containing protein; the protein is MFQWLQQMFSRPEQAEAPPVPVAAPPAPAPAPLAPAARSAVSFEQQDTVNRLFNHWLFGIEGEPEFDVTEVEAQVLEALGAIVNSKQSGSALVRRMPGMLPQLLQSLRSDTFSGAQLARTISSDVVLVAAVIRLANSSLIGTGTQITSVEHAVMLIGQEGLRHLITSVAFRPIIDMNSGHFTRTLAPRIWDHSERCAVANRQLAEAMGIDPFEAFLAGLVQNVGLIVALRIMDQVAKEDRRLGSELFCAELVRHTRALTCGIGREWHFPETVTRAIDEQGGMKKGAVVSPLGRLLTLTDYLGKVRILVENNLAMFNDPALFGSLPPHAAEAYSALAPIDDPAAAPQEAGSAP
- the dapE gene encoding succinyl-diaminopimelate desuccinylase encodes the protein MTPSRTLALSEELIALSSVTPDDRGCQQRLAALLSPLGFECETIVSNGVTNLWARKGTAAPLFVLAGHTDVVPAGPVDQWASQPFVPTRRDGKLYGRGAADMKTSIAAMVVACEEFVRAHPNHKGSIAFLVTSDEEGPATDGTVVVCKQLAERGVRIDYCLVGEPTSAHVLGDMIKNGRRGSLSGRLVVKGVQGHIAYPQLARNPIHQAAPALAELVAERWDDGNEYYLPTSWQMSNIHAGAGANNVIPGALTIDFNFRFSTASTADGLEARVHAILDRHNLDYELTWTLSGQPFLTPRGTLSDAVSAAIHAETGVHTELSTTGGTSDGRFIAKICPQVIEFGPPNASIHKIDEHIEVRFIDPLKNIYRRTLENLLA
- the prmB gene encoding 50S ribosomal protein L3 N(5)-glutamine methyltransferase, with translation MTTTQFTTPRDLLRYAVTRFNTEKLFFGHGSAEALDEAAYLILHTLKLPLDKLDPFLDAKLLPDEVLQVLAVIERRATERVPAAYITNEGWLGTYAFYVDERVIVPRSFIAELIPNSFSPWVEDAFAVENILELCTGSGCLAIMMADAFPNSVVDAVDISPDALAVAEHNIREYKLEGRVNPIQSDLYANVPFKKYDLIVTNPPYVNSDSMGKLPQEYLHEPQIALAGGADGMDLVRKIVEGAADYLTPEGILMVEIGNEREYAEAAFGHLGLTWLTTSAGDDMVFMLTADQLKK
- a CDS encoding bifunctional 2-polyprenyl-6-hydroxyphenol methylase/3-demethylubiquinol 3-O-methyltransferase UbiG, translating into MDQATTDFYRHYAEHGAIQAEATQSAISTYFEQAFKAGAKVLDVGAGSGRDLAVLCKRGFDAYGIEPNDSMRTIALQNHPQLAARLQPGSLPLSGAPFGGQFDGVLCSAVMMHVPREQVPNACKSIRSVLKPNGRVLVSLPSMRADLLDGDRDQDGRFFQNHSPAFLASVLKPLGFSQISLDQQAVSLHAGTMWSICLFELG
- a CDS encoding chemotaxis protein CheW, with the translated sequence MHSIEASAILPGHTRFLSFQLGGLEYGLDFSKVKELRVLKSLERFASDGEIISGVAVSRGVIMPIVDMRVAMTGRQSVPDPLTDVIILQLSNCVMGMVVDGVTDVVSLENAQIRAIPGAEGQCAVDYLIGLGECEGRRLILIDIDKLMSIRRVDEGSQQVA
- a CDS encoding ArsC family reductase, giving the protein MKKTTLYGIPNCDTVKKARTWLADNGHEFDFHDFKKQGLERATVAAWLEQLDWEVLVNRKGTTWRKLSDERRAAVVDKAGALELMLEAPSVIKRPVLAGAGPLHVGFSDDAYRQLFGCPAPQ
- a CDS encoding DUF4019 domain-containing protein encodes the protein MKLLPALFLSALVAFSMQAKAQDARAVDDAKEAARAWLAQVDQGKYAESWDSAAAASREKVSRSAWAQSIGSVRGAQGAVKARASDTAIFTKSLPGAPAGEYVVLQYRTEFANAPAAIETVIPMREKDGTWKVSGYFIK